The stretch of DNA CATGAGCAATCGGTCGGAACGCATCTCAACCTTCCCTTGAAAGTAAAGATTCATTTGGCTGGGTTGGATATCCAAACTGTCGGCCAAATCTTTCTGACGAATCCCCATTAAGGAACAAGCCTCGCGCACGCGCGCCATAAACTCATCACCCCTAGAAGGAGATTTAAAAGATTCTCGATTCATCCGACACCCATTAGCGATGTTTACTCGCAAACACAACTGTAAAATTTTCTAATCCATCGCAGAATTGCCTAAGATCGAAAATAGAAAAGGGAGAAGTGGCTTCTCCCTTTTCTTTGCAAAAAGCTAATAATTGAACTTTGCAGGTAACGATCAATTAGTTTGCTTTGACCCATTTGCCAGCGCGGCAAACTTTAGACACATAAACCGTGTTGTCTGTTGAATTATCACGGTAAGAGTCAAGGAAACGAGCGCCTTCTTTGCAACGGTTTTTTGGAACGCGAACGTAAGCCGCGCGCTCTTCAGCCGTCATGTATGAGCCGTTAACACAAACACGGTGTGTAGTGACGTTTTGGTCGTTAACATTGTCACGCTCTGTGAAAGAAGTTGTTTGACCTTCTTTACAAGCAGGACCTGGATTGCGAACGTAAGCCGCACGTTCAGCATCCGTCATGTAAGAACCGTTTTTGCAAACGCGGAACTCGGTCACTGTTTGGTCGTTGATGTTGTCACGGTGAGTGAAAGTCGCTTTTGTACCTTCAACACATGGTTTTGCCATCGCTACAGAAGCTCCGAAAAGAGCCATTACTAGAACTAGTGCTTTCATTTTACTTCTCCCATTAGGTTGGTTTGTTTGTTCTCTTCTTTGTGAGGAAAGGTTTATTCCCGAAAAATGGAACTCACAAACGCAGACACGCAGCTGCAAAATAATCGAAAACGATAACGAAAAATGCCTAAACCACTGATTTGACTCGATGTCGGTTTAAGAAATGATAGACACTTTGGCCACCAAGCATTAGATTGTGAGCATTACACAAGGATAATACATGCGCACTGACGGACGTCTCTTTGATCAATTACGTGAAATTAAAATCACCCCGAATGTTTCTGAATATGCAGAAGGTTCTTGCATTGTCGAGTTCGGCAGAACTCGCGTTTTGTGCACAGCCACTTACGAACCCAAAGCTCCGCAATGGTTGATGGGGTCCGGCGCTGGCTGGGTGACGGCCGAGTACGGCATGCTTCCTCGCTCAACACACACTCGTATTAAGCGTGAAAAATCAATGACCGGGGGTCGCACCCAAGAAATCTCTCGCTTGATTGGCCGCTCTTTGCGAGCCGCCGTCAATTTAAAACTTTTAGGTGAACGTCAAATCATCGTCGACTGTGACGTATTAAACGCCGATGGCGGCACTCGCACGGCTTCCGTGACCGGCGGCTATGTCGCTTTGGCTTTAGCTTGTAAAAAACTTTTAGCGGTCAGCGAAATCAAAGCTATGCCGTTAGTAAATTACGTTTCAGCGATCAGCGTGGGACTTCACAACGAAAACATTCTTTTGGACTTAAATTACGAAGAAGACTCGGCCATTGGCACTGATATGAATTTCGTGATGACCGGTAGCGGTCAATTTGTGGAAGTTCAAGGAACAGCGGAACACACTCCGTTTTCGCGTCAGCAGCTAAATGCGATGATGGATGTGGCTGAAAAAGGCTGTAAAGAGCTTTTCATTCACCAAGCCGCCGTGATGGGCGAAATTTACCGTTTGGCCGGAAAGTAGGTTTTAAAGATGGAACTTTGGATTGCGACCGGAAATAAAGGCAAACTTTCAGAATATAAACTTTTATTACGCGAACTTGCGGATTTAAAAATCTTTTCTCAAAGTGACATCGCGTCCTTCACTCCCCGCCCGGAAGACGGCAAAACCTTTGAAGACAATGCCCGTATTAAAGCTAAAACTTTGCATGCGGTGAAAAATAACGCCTATGTTTTAGGTGAAGATTCTGGCCTTGTGGTTGAGGGACTTAATGGTTTACCAGGAATTCATTCGGCTCGTTATGCTGGGCCTAAAGCTTCAGACAGCGAAAATGTTTCTAAGCTTTTAAAAATGATGACCTTAAAGCCCATGCAAAATCGCAATGCAAAATTTGTGGCCTCCGTGGTGGTTTACACCCCCACTGGTGAAGAATGGATTTTCACGGGCGAAATGAAGGGCACGATTGCTTCAAAACCGGCTGGGTTGCATGGTTTTGGCTATGACCCGGTGTTTATCCCCGAGGGACAAACCCAAACTTTGGCGGAACTGGGTGCGGGATACAAAAATCAACATTCGCACCGTACGCAAGCCACCAAACAGTTTTTGGCTAAACTTCAAGTTTAGTTATTTAACGAAAATCATGTTCCAGGCGCAAAGCGGATTTTTTTGTTTTTGGCATTAAGATCTGGGCAATGCGCTCTTTTTCTTTCATGCCATCGGCAAATCCAATATCTATCAATTGTCGACAGTAGCTGGGCGTAAAAAGCAGATAGCTCATCATCTCAGCCGACTCATCTAAAGACCCAGGGCCTTTTAATAAATATCTGATCATACGCGGCAGTTCGGATTTTCTTTTTGATGCGATTTCGGCAAAATCCACCGACGGTGAAATCCATAAATGTTCTATTTCATGCAAAGCCACGCGCGCGCGTTCTTTAGCACTCAGCAGACGATAATTTTTGTTGATGTTATCAAGTCGCTGCACATCAGCCTCAAGTCCGTCCATCATCACGGCGTTCATTAATACGTCAGCCACCCTAGATACGGTGGGAATTTCTTCGCCCTTGTTATGATGATACTTAAAACTTGTGTCCTGCCGACGGCGCACACCGATCGCGATTAATTTTTCCGCACCCATATAAATCGCCGGCCCACAGGGAGACTGATTGCGGATGCAGCCATCACCGTAATACCGCTCCCCGATTTTAATCGGTGGAAAAAGCAATGGAATCGCCGAAGAAGCCATAATGTGTTCGGGCCCTAGAATGGCGCGCTCACTGCGATGCATGCCGCGCTCCCAGGGGTGCAAGTCCTTGGCCCCTTGGAAAAACGTGACGGTCGAAATACTTTCGTATTCTAAGGCCGAAATGCCGACGGCGTGTAAAGTGCCTTTTTTAATTTTCTTTTCGATTTCTTCAAAATGGCATTTCTGCGACAGATACCCGTGCAAGGGCTGGGTACTTAAGAGCGAACGCAAGGCTTGATCTTTTTTCGAGCTACCCAAGGAAAGCTCTGTCATCCATTGCAAACCACCCCGCGAGAGCGCCATAAAGTCGGCATAAAATATTTGATCACTGTCAATATCCCGCCAGGAATCAGCCAAGCGCGTGGCACTTGTCACAAAATCATCTGACGTGGCCGCAAGCATCCCGACGTTAATCGCGCCGGCACTGACGCCGGAATAAATTTGAAAAGGATCTCGCACATGAATCTTTTGAGCGATATGTGCAATAGCAGCAAGCACGCCAGCCTGATAGGCTCCGCGAGCTCCTCCACCTGAAAGCACAAGACCTAAGCGGGACATACTTGCACCTCAATACCGATTATAGAAGCCTTGTCTTGGAGGGAAAATCTCGCAATCGTGTATCAGCTGAAATACAAATATTTAACACGGCGATGGACTAGACAACCGCAGGATCAGGCTATTTTCAGGTGAACTTTCATTTTTATGCCTAAGCGATCCAATTCGTCTTGGACCGCAAGTTGCACAAAAACAATTTCAGAATGACCTAAAGCTTTCGCAAACTTCTTGGCTCTTTCTACACTTACGACCTTAAGACCTTTTTCAATTTGGGAAAGATGGTTTTGAGAAATTCCAAGCTTTTTAGCGTACTGAACTTGGGTTTTCTCATCACTAAGGCGAAGAGCAGCAATTGCGCGGCCCAATGTCATAGGTCCTGATAACTTTTCGAAAAACTCTAAGGCATCGACATTTCTTTTAGCGGTAGTCATGTTTATTCACCTCAATAATTTCTATAAATTCAATTTCGCCATTATCTTTTATCTCATAAATGGCTCGATAAGATCGATTTAATCGAATGGATCGTTGCCTTCGGTGAACTCCCACTAGCGGCTCATCGTGGTATCCAGAAATCTTCCTCATCTCTGCAAGGCCCTTGGTTCGAACTCCAAAAACCCAAAGATGAAAGTTATCCCGCACATGATGCGGCAGCTTCGAAACTTGCTTTTGCGCTGTCCGAGACAGCTCAACAACATAAATCACAATATTACCTCATAGGTGATATTTAGTCAATAATGCAAAATATCGCCTGCGATCCTGGTACCAGGCTAAAACCCACGTATTTTCGATCACAATAACCACTAAAAACGAATAACGGACCAGACAGCCTCGACAACGCAGCCAATCGGGCATTTTTCACTGACCGCTTGAAAATAAGAAAGCCCTTTGTTACCGTTGCGAAACTGCACTTTTAACTCTAGGAGACTCACGAGTGATGAAGGGCCTAAAAATCTTTACAGCCAATTCCAATCCCAATTTAGCAAAACAAGTGGCTCAAGCTGCCGGTATCGAGCTTGGCTACTGCGAAGTCAGCACTTTTGCTGACGGCGAAATACAAGTTGAAATTCACGAGAGCGTTCGTGGACAACATGTCTTTGTTGTACAAAGTACATGTCCTCCGGTGAACCAAAGCTATATGGAGCTTTTCGTGATGCTCGACGCCTTACGCAGAGCCTCGGCGGCTTCGATCACGGCAGTCATCCCCTATTTCGGGTATGCTCGCCAGGATCGTAAAGTCGCTCCGCGGGCCCCGATCTCAGCCAAGCTTATGGCCGATCTGATCACGACGGCCGGCGCGGACCGGGTGGTTTCGGTCGATCTGCATGCCGCCCAAATCCAAGGATTTTTCAATGTTCCGGTGGACCATTTGTTCGCCATTCCGACTTTATCTCGGGCTTGGCGTGAAACCCATGGCGAGGGCGCTGAATTTGTCGCGGTGAGTCCAGACGCTGGTGGCGTTGAAAGAACCCGTGCTTTTGCCAAAAGAATCAATGCCTCCATTGCCATTATCGATAAACGCCGTTCCGGCCCTAATGAGGCAAAAGCCTTGCATTTAATTGGGGATGTTACGGGTAAAACCGCCGTGATCGTGGATGACATGATTGATACGGCGGGAACTCTTACACAAGCGGTTGACAGCCTCATAAAAAATGGTGCAAAACGTGTGTTCGCCGTAGCTACGCATGCCGTTTTATCCGGCCCTGCGATCTCTCGTTTGAAGGAAAGCCCTATTGAAAAAGTATGGGTCACCGACACGATTCCGTTATCGGAAGCCGGGGCGAAATGTGGAAAAATCGAAGTTGTTTCCGTAGCGCCCGTTTTGGCCGAAGCAATTAAGAGAATCCACGGGAATGACTCTGTCAGCTCGTTGTTTGATTAAACGGCGGACGCCGGCAGAGCGCAGGCGCCTTCGGGCGCCGGAGCTGAAGCAGTAACTCAATTCGCCGAAAGGCGAAACTTTATTAACAACCTTTCTATTGGACTAGAGGGAAAAAACATGAAAAACAGAATCGAACTTGATGTACAAGCTCGTGAAATCGGTAAACACAACAGCCGCACTCTTCGCACAAATCGCCAAGTGCCTGCGGTTATCTATGGCGCCGTTGAGCCTATCAACGTAGCAGTGGGTGAAAAAGAAATCGTAAAATTCAACACTCGCGCTTACGAAAATGCTCTTTTCACATTGAAAAGCCCCGTTAAGAACGCCAACGGTATCGTTGTTCTTATCAAATCCGTAGACGTACACCCTCTTTCACGTCGCCCACAACACGTTGACTTCTTTGCTCTTGATCTTAAAAAATCAGTTCGCGTTAACGTTGAGGTTCGTCTTGAAGGTAAACCAATTGGTTTGTCTGAAGGCGGTCTATTGAACGTCGTTCTTCGTTCTGTTGAGGTTGAAGTTCTTCCAACAGACATCCCAGAGTTCATCTCTGCAGACGTTTCTAACCTAGGCGTTGGCGATGCTCTTCACGTTTCTGATCTTAAAGTGACTGGTTCTACAAAAATCATCACGGGCGCAGAACAAACTATCGCCGTTGTTAACACGCAAGAAGAAGAAGTTGTTGCAGCTCCAGCTGCGGCTGCTGCTCCTGCCGCTGCGGCTGCCGCTCCAGCTGCTGCTGCTGCAAAAGCTCCAGCTAAAAAGTAATTTGACGCTCGCTTTAGCGAGGGTCCTAAAGACCTTCGCTAAAAAGAAAATCAAAAGTCCCGATGAAAATAATCAAAACCTCGGGACCGTTAAAAGGCAGCGCCAGCTGCCTTTTCTATTAAAGGCTTAGTTATGTGGTTGATTGTTGGTCTTGGAAATCCTGGTGGTGAATACAAACTCACTCGTCATAACATTGGCTTTATGGCCATTGATTATTTCATGCAAGGCTTGGGCAATCCGCCGATTAAAAATCAATTTAAGGCCGAAATCGCTCAAGTAAAATGGAAAGAGCATCAACTGATTTTCTGCAAACCGCAGACGTACATGAATCTGTCGGGTGAGTCCGTGCAACCCCTGATGGGCTTTTATAAAATTCCTTTGGATCACCTTATTGTCATTCATGACGATATCGATCAGCCTTTTAATCAAATGAAAATTCATAAAAACCGCGGTCATGGCGGCCATAACGGGATCAAAAGCATTTCTGGACTTATGGGCACCATGGACTACACCCGCCTTAAACTGGGTGTAGGACGACCTGAAAATCCTCAGCACAATGTCGCTGATTACGTTTTAGGGAAGTTTAGCAAAGAAGAATTTGAGAAAATGCCCGATTTCCTTAACAAGGGCATCGATGCCGTCGAAAGCATTATCCTCGACGGAGTTCAAAAAGCTTCGACAAAATTCAACGGGTAAGCTAGATTTAGCTGCTATTTTAATTCGTTTTTCTTAAGGGGTGCCTATGGCATTACAAGTCGGTATCGTTGGTCTTCCAAACGTTGGTAAAAGTACGCTATTCAACGCTTTAACTTCAGCTAAAGCGGAAGCCGCGAACTACCCTTTCTGTACGATTGATCCTAACGTGGGCGTAGTCACAGTTCCAGATCCCCGCAT from Bdellovibrio bacteriovorus encodes:
- a CDS encoding helix-turn-helix domain-containing protein; its protein translation is MNRESFKSPSRGDEFMARVREACSLMGIRQKDLADSLDIQPSQMNLYFQGKVEMRSDRLLMLLGILGVDVEGMLEERIKELGGSALKAPGTESRMLATIGRLDEYKKQSILRIVNVLGSK
- the rph gene encoding ribonuclease PH; this translates as MRTDGRLFDQLREIKITPNVSEYAEGSCIVEFGRTRVLCTATYEPKAPQWLMGSGAGWVTAEYGMLPRSTHTRIKREKSMTGGRTQEISRLIGRSLRAAVNLKLLGERQIIVDCDVLNADGGTRTASVTGGYVALALACKKLLAVSEIKAMPLVNYVSAISVGLHNENILLDLNYEEDSAIGTDMNFVMTGSGQFVEVQGTAEHTPFSRQQLNAMMDVAEKGCKELFIHQAAVMGEIYRLAGK
- the rdgB gene encoding RdgB/HAM1 family non-canonical purine NTP pyrophosphatase, which codes for MELWIATGNKGKLSEYKLLLRELADLKIFSQSDIASFTPRPEDGKTFEDNARIKAKTLHAVKNNAYVLGEDSGLVVEGLNGLPGIHSARYAGPKASDSENVSKLLKMMTLKPMQNRNAKFVASVVVYTPTGEEWIFTGEMKGTIASKPAGLHGFGYDPVFIPEGQTQTLAELGAGYKNQHSHRTQATKQFLAKLQV
- a CDS encoding patatin-like phospholipase family protein; translation: MSRLGLVLSGGGARGAYQAGVLAAIAHIAQKIHVRDPFQIYSGVSAGAINVGMLAATSDDFVTSATRLADSWRDIDSDQIFYADFMALSRGGLQWMTELSLGSSKKDQALRSLLSTQPLHGYLSQKCHFEEIEKKIKKGTLHAVGISALEYESISTVTFFQGAKDLHPWERGMHRSERAILGPEHIMASSAIPLLFPPIKIGERYYGDGCIRNQSPCGPAIYMGAEKLIAIGVRRRQDTSFKYHHNKGEEIPTVSRVADVLMNAVMMDGLEADVQRLDNINKNYRLLSAKERARVALHEIEHLWISPSVDFAEIASKRKSELPRMIRYLLKGPGSLDESAEMMSYLLFTPSYCRQLIDIGFADGMKEKERIAQILMPKTKKSALRLEHDFR
- a CDS encoding helix-turn-helix domain-containing protein, which gives rise to MTTAKRNVDALEFFEKLSGPMTLGRAIAALRLSDEKTQVQYAKKLGISQNHLSQIEKGLKVVSVERAKKFAKALGHSEIVFVQLAVQDELDRLGIKMKVHLKIA
- a CDS encoding type II toxin-antitoxin system RelE family toxin: MIYVVELSRTAQKQVSKLPHHVRDNFHLWVFGVRTKGLAEMRKISGYHDEPLVGVHRRQRSIRLNRSYRAIYEIKDNGEIEFIEIIEVNKHDYR
- a CDS encoding ribose-phosphate diphosphokinase, which encodes MKGLKIFTANSNPNLAKQVAQAAGIELGYCEVSTFADGEIQVEIHESVRGQHVFVVQSTCPPVNQSYMELFVMLDALRRASAASITAVIPYFGYARQDRKVAPRAPISAKLMADLITTAGADRVVSVDLHAAQIQGFFNVPVDHLFAIPTLSRAWRETHGEGAEFVAVSPDAGGVERTRAFAKRINASIAIIDKRRSGPNEAKALHLIGDVTGKTAVIVDDMIDTAGTLTQAVDSLIKNGAKRVFAVATHAVLSGPAISRLKESPIEKVWVTDTIPLSEAGAKCGKIEVVSVAPVLAEAIKRIHGNDSVSSLFD
- a CDS encoding 50S ribosomal protein L25, translated to MKNRIELDVQAREIGKHNSRTLRTNRQVPAVIYGAVEPINVAVGEKEIVKFNTRAYENALFTLKSPVKNANGIVVLIKSVDVHPLSRRPQHVDFFALDLKKSVRVNVEVRLEGKPIGLSEGGLLNVVLRSVEVEVLPTDIPEFISADVSNLGVGDALHVSDLKVTGSTKIITGAEQTIAVVNTQEEEVVAAPAAAAAPAAAAAAPAAAAAKAPAKK
- the pth gene encoding aminoacyl-tRNA hydrolase; this translates as MWLIVGLGNPGGEYKLTRHNIGFMAIDYFMQGLGNPPIKNQFKAEIAQVKWKEHQLIFCKPQTYMNLSGESVQPLMGFYKIPLDHLIVIHDDIDQPFNQMKIHKNRGHGGHNGIKSISGLMGTMDYTRLKLGVGRPENPQHNVADYVLGKFSKEEFEKMPDFLNKGIDAVESIILDGVQKASTKFNG